The DNA segment GCGCGGAACCCTCATCGATCGATCAACAAGCGGTGAGCGGGGCAGCGCTGCTGCTGCCGATTCAGCAGCAATTCTTCGAAGACGACATTCCTGAGCGCCATCACTGGAACCAGTCGGTGCTGCTCAAGCCGCGTCAGCCACTGGATGCGGACAAGATCGAGCAAGTGCTGCGGGCGCTGGTTGCCCATCACGATGCCCTGCGCCTGAGCTTCACTCAGCGTGGTGGCGTGTGGCAGGCCGAGCACCGTGCCGTCGAAAACCTGCCGGATAATTTGCTGTGGCAGGAGCAGGTCGCCGATGCCACGGCGCTGGAAGCCTTGGGCAACCGCGCCCAGCGCAGCCTCGACCTGCAAAACGGGCCGCTGCTGCGCGCGGTGCTGGCGCAACTGGCTGACGGCACGCAACGTTTGCACCTGTTGATCCATCACCTGGCAGTGGACGGTGTGTCGTGGCGGATTCTGCTCGAAGACCTGCAGAACGCGTATCAGCAATTGCTCGACGGCCAGCCGCTGCGCCTGCCGGCGAAAACCAGCGCCTTCAAGGACTGGAGCGAACACATGCAGCGCTACGCCAACAGCACAGCGTTGCAGCAGGAGCTGGCGTACTGGCAGGCTTGCTTGCGCGATGTCAGCACCGACTTGCCCTGCAAACGCGTGGATGCCGGGCAGCACAATCGTCTGGCGCAGACCGTGCAGACCAGGCTGGGCACGGATCTGACCCGCCAATTGCTGCAGCAAGCCCCGGCGGCCTATCGCACCCAGGTCAACGACCTGTTGCTGACCGCACTGGCGCGGGTGATCGGCCGTTGGAGCGGGCAACCGTCGACGCTGATTCAGCTCGAAGGTCATGGTCGCGAAGAATTGTTCGACGGCGTGGACCTGACCCGCACGGTGGGCTGGTTCACCAGCCTGTTTCCGGTGCGCCTGACCCCGGCGCAAACGCCCGGCGAGACGATCAAACAGGTCAAGGAGCAACTGCGCTCGATCCCCAACAAGGGCATTGGTTTCGGAGCATTGCGTCATCTCGGCAATGCTGACGCACAGCAAAGCCTGCGCGCCTTGCCGACGCCGCGCATCACCTTTAACTACCTCGGCCAGTTCGACGGCAGTTTCGCCGCTGACGAGGCGGCGCTGTTTGCCCCCGCGCCGGACAACGCCGGCCTCGACCAGAGCGCGGACGCGCCGCTGGGTAACTGGTTGACCCTTAATGGTCAGGTGTATGGCGGTGAGTTGCGCGTCGGCTGGACATTCAGCACCGAGCGTTTCGACACGGCGAACATCGAAGCCCTCGCGGCGGATTACGCTGACGAGCTGACCGCGCTGATCGAGCATTGCCTGACCCCAGGCGTCGACGGCCTGACCCCCTCGGACGTCCCGCTGGCCGGGCTGACTCAGGCGCAACTCGATAACTTGCCGGTGCCGGCGCAGCAGATCGCCGACGTCTATCCGCTGTCGGCGATGCAGCAGGGCATGTTGTTCCACAGCCTCTACGAGCAGGCCAGCGGTGATTACCTCAACCAGGTTCGCCTCGATGTCGAAGGCCTCGACCCGCAGCGCTTCCAGCAGGCGTGGCAAGCGGCGGTGGATCACCACGATATCCTGCGCACCGGTTTTGTCTGGCAAGGCCAACTGACACGGCCGCTGCAAGTGGTGCACAAACATTTGCAGATGCCCTTCAGCGTGCTCGACTGGCGCGAGCGCGACGCTTGCCCGAATGAACTCAATGCACTGGCCGCGGCCGAGCAGGCGCAGGGTTTCGACCTGAGTCAGGGGCCGTTGCTGCGGATGGTGGTGGTGCGTCTCGATGCGCAGCGCTGCCATTTGATCTACACCAACCATCACATCCTGATGGACGGCTGGAGCAACTCGCAGTTGCTTGGCGAGGTCTTGCAGCGTTACAGCGGCATCGCCCAGCCGGCGCTGGCCGGGCGGTATCGCGATTACATCGAGTGGCTGCAAGGTCAGGATGTCCAGGCCAGCGAGCATTACTGGACCGCGCAACTGGCGGAGCTGGAGGCGCCGACCTTGTTGGCGCCGGCACTCCAGGCGCAGCGTGGCGACGCCGCACAACAGGGCCATGGCGAGCATTTCTGTGTGCTCGATTCACTGCAAACCCGGCAATTGGGCGAGTTCGCCCGGCAGCAGAAAGTTACCGTCAACACGCTGATTCAAGCGGCGTGGCTGTTGCTGTTGCAGCGCCTGACCGGGCAGGCGAGCGTGGCGTTCGGCGCCACGGTGGCCGGGCGCCCGAGCGAGCTCAAAGGCGTCGAGCAGCAGATCGGCCTGTTCATCAACACCCTGCCGGTGATCGCCAGCCCGCGTGCGCAACTCAGTGTTGGCGAGTGGCTGCAAAGCGTACAGGCGCAAAACCTGGCGCTGCGCGAGCATGAACACACGCCGTTGTTCGACATTCAGCGTTGGGCGGCGCGCAATGGTGAAGCGCTGTTCGACAATATTCTGGTGTTCGAGAACTACCCGGTATCCGAAGCGCTGGCCCAGGGCGCGCCGCAAGAACTGCGTTTCGGCGAAATCGCCAACCACGAACAGACCAACTACCCGCTGACTCTGCTGGTGCATCTGAGCGACGAGTTGTCCATGCACTTCAGCTACCAGTGCGACAGCTTCGCCGCACACAGCGTGGCGCAATTGGGCGAGTTTCTGCAGCGTTTGCTCGGGCAGATGAGCGAATCGAGCGAACGTACGCTTGGCGAGTTGCAGTTGGTCGTAGACGTTCCTCGCGTTGACACCTCGTTCGTCACTGAACAGTGCATTCATCAGGCCATTTCCGATCGCGTAGCGGTGACGCCTGATGCGCTGGCGGTGACGTTCAGCGACCGTCAACTGACTTACGCCGAACTGGACGCACAGGCCAATCGTCTGGCGCACAAACTGACCGAAATGGGCGTCGGCCCGGAAGTGCGCGTGGGCGTGGCGATGCCGCGCTCCGAGCAGTTGCTCATCGCGCTGCTGGCAGTGCTCAAGGCTGGCGGCGCCTATGTGCCGCTGGACCCGGATTACCCGGCCGATCGCGTCGCTTACATGCTCGAAGACAGCCGTGCGCGAGTGTTGCTCACCGAGCAAGCGGTCGCCGCGACGTTGAGCGTACCGGCCCAAACCCAAGTGGTGCTGATGGATCTGGTTGATCTGAGCCGGTACCCAACCGCTGCGCCGCAAACGAACGTGCAGCCCGACAACCTCGCCTTTGTGATCTACACCTCCGGCTCCACCGGCAAGCCAAAAGGCGTGGCGATCGCCCATCGCAACGTCATGGCACTGATCGACTGGTCGGCCAAGGCCTACAGCCGCGACGATATTCAAGGCGTGCTGGCGTCGACGTCAGTGTGCTTCGATTTGTCGGTGTGGGAGCTGTTCGTAACGTTGGCCAACGGCGGTTCGCTGATCATCGCGCGCAACGCTTTGGAGCTGGCGCAATTGCCGGCGCGCGATCAGGTGCGGTTGATCAACACCGTGCCGTCAGCGATCGCCGCACTGCAACGTGCCGGGCAGATTCCTGCCAGCGTACGGATCATCAATCTGGCCGGCGAACCGCTCAAGCAAGGCCTGGTCGACGCGCTGTATCAACAGCCGAACGTTGAGCACGTCTACGACCTGTACGGCCCGTCGGAAGACACCACCTATTCGACCTGGACCCGCCGTGTTTCGGGTGGTCAACCGCGTATCGGTCGTGCTCTCGATCACAGCGCCAGTCATTTGCTGGATGCCGATCTGCATCTCGTACCGCAGGGCGTTGCAGCGGAGCTGTACCTGTCCGGCGCTGGCATCACCCGCGGTTACCTTGGCCGTGCGGCGATGACTGCCGAACGTTTCGTCCCCAATCCATTCAGCGGCAACGGCGAGCGCCTGTACCGCACCGGCGACCTGATTCGCCAGCGTGAACAGGGCAACCTCGAATACCTTGGCCGCATCGACCACCAAGTGAAGATTCGCGGCTTGCGTATCGAACTGGGCGAGATCGAAGCACGCCTGGTTGCGCATGCTGAAGTGCGCGAAGCGGTGGTGATTGCCAGTGAAGTGACGGGCAGCCAGCAACTGATCGCCTATCTGGTACCGGTCGATCCGACAGTGATCGAGGCCGGTGCCGAGTTGCAAGGGGATCTGTACGACCGCCTCAGCACCTGGCTGGGCTCAGCCCTGCCGGACTACATGGTGCCCAGCCATCGCCTGTGGCTGGCGCAACTGCCGCTGACCCCCAACGGCAAGATCGATCGCAAGCGCTTGCCGGCGCCGGAATCGAACGCGGTGCAACAACACGTCGAACCGGTCAACGCCACCGAGCAGACGCTGGTGGATATCTGGAAGGAAGTGCTGGGGCTGGCGCAGGTCAGCACTCGCGACAGCTTCTTCGCCTTGGGCGGCGATTCGATTGTCTCCATTCAGGTGGTCAGCCGCGCCCGTCAGCAAGGCCTGGAACTGAGTCCGAAAGACCTGTTCCAGCACCCGACCATTGAGCAATTGGCCCAGCGCGTCGGTAGCAGCAGCAACGTTGCGCCGACGGCGCTGATCGAGATGCCGCTGCATGGCCTGAGTGATGCGCAAGTCGCCGATTTGCCGCTGGCGCAGGATCAGTTGGCCGGGCTTTATCGTCTGTCACCGATGCAGCAGGGCATGCTGTTCCTCGGCTTGAATTCGCCGGAATCGGACCTCTACATCAACCAGTTGAGCATTGCCGTGCAAGGCCTTGATCCGGCGCGTTTACACGCGGCCTGGGCCAGCGTCAGTCGTCGCCACGACATTCTGCGCACGGGTTTCCTCTGGCAGGACATGGCCGAGCCGCTGCAGTTCGTGCTCGCCGATCCGCAACTGCCGTTCTGCCTGCTCGACTGGCGTGACCAGGCTCACTCGGCCGAGGCGCTGCAAGCATTGGCCGACGCCGAGCGAGCCAAAGGCTTCGATCTCGATCAGCCACCGCTGCAACGCCTGACGCTGGTTCAGGTTGGCGCGGACAGTTATCAATTGATCTGGACCTATCACCACATCCTGATCGACGGCTGGAGCAGTTCGCAGCTGATCGGCGAAGTGCTGAGTCAGTACTCCGGCACACCGCTGGCCGAGGCGGTGCCGTACCGTCATTACATCAACTGGCTGCAGCAGCAAGACGACGCGGCCAGCGAAGGCTTCTGGCGTCAGCAACTGAATCAGCTCGACGAGCCGACTTACCTTGCCGACGCGGTGTCGCGCACTGGCAGCGGTCGCGGTCACGAGGCGCTGTACAGCCGCTTGGGCGCCGCTCGCACCGAACAGCTCAAAGCTTTTGCGCAAGCGCAGCAAGTCACGCTTAACACGCTGGTGCAGGGTGCCTGGCTGATGCTGCTCAGCCGTTACAGCGGCCAGCGCTGCGTGGCGTTCGGGGCGACGGTGGCGGGGCGCCCGGCGAGCCTGCCGGCGTCGGAGTCGATCCTCGGCCTGTTCATCAACACCCTGCCGGTGATCAAGGACGTGCCGGCCGAGCAAGCGGTCGGCGACTGGCTGCGTGATCTGCAGGACTTCAACCTCGAACTGCGTGAGCGCGAATACACGCCGCTGACCGACGTGCAGCGTTGGGCCGGGCGGGCGGGGCAGGCGTTGTTCGACAGCATCATCGTCTTCGAGAATCACCCGATCGATCAGGCGCTGCGCGAATGGCGCGACGACTCGCTGACATTCGGCGAGATCAGCAACGCCGGCCTGACCAACTTCCCGATGGACTTGATGGTCACGCTCGAAGAAGGGCTGGTGATCGAATACATGTTCCTGCGTGAGCATTTTGATCTCGCAACCGTGGAAGGCATTCGCGCCAACATGGAAGGCCTGCTCGCTGCATTGGCCGCAGATGCCGCGCAACCGCTCGGGCGGATCGGTTTGCCGAGCGCTCGGTCGGTGGTCGCGCCGAGCCTGCCAGCCGCTTCTCCGGCGCTGGCGGTGCATCAGCGTATTGCGCAACGGGCACTGGAGCAGGGCGAGCAGACGGCGGTGATCTTCAACGGCCAGGCGTTCAGCTATGCGCAGATTGACGCTCGCGCCAACCGTCTGGCCCATGCGTTGATCGCTGAAGGCGTAGGGCCGGAGGTACGCGTCGGTGTCGCGCTGCCGCGCAGCGAAAACCTGATCGTGGCGTTGCTCGCGGTGCTCAAGGCCGGCGGCGCTTACGTGCCGCTCGATGCGACTTACCCGCGTGAACGCCTGAGCTACCTGATGGGTGATTCCGGTATCGCCTTGTTGCTCAGCGATTCCAGTCTGCGTGAGGTCATGCCGACGCAGGCCAGTCTGCCTGTGCTGGAGCTGGATCAGCTCGATCTGAGTGGTCAGCCGGAGAGCGCACCGCAGGTCGCCGTGCATGCGGACAACCTCGCTTACGTCATCTACACCTCTGGCTCCACCGGCCAGCCGAAAGGCGTCGGCGTCGCCCACGGGCCGTTGGCGATGCACTGCGAGGCGATCGGTCAGCGTTACGAAATGACCGCAGCCGATTGCGAATTGCACTTCATGTCGTTCGCCTTCGACGGCGCCCATGAGCGCTGGTTGACCACATTGACCCACGGCGCGCGTCTGCTGATCCGTGACGACAGCCTGTGGACCGCCGAGCAGACTTACGAAGCGCTGCACGAATATGGCGTGACCGTGGCGGCGTTTCCGCCGGTGTACCTGCAGCAATTGGCCGAGCACGCCGAGCAGCACGGCAACCCGCCCGCGGTGCGCATCTATTGCTTCGGTGGCGATGCGGTGCCGGTGGCGAGTTTTGAGCTGGCCAAACGTGCGCTGAAGCCGCAGTACATCATCAATGGCTACGGCCCGACGGAAACTGTGGTCACGCCACTGATCTGGAAGGCCGGCGCTGACGACGTATGCGGTGCGGCCTACGCACCGATTGGCACGGTGGTCGGCGAGCGTAGCGGTTACGTGCTCGACGCCGACCTCAATCCGCTGCCACTGGGACTTGCCGGCGAGCTGTACCTGGGCGGCGCGTTGGCCCGTGGTTATCTGGGCCGCGCCGGCGGCAGCGCCGAGCGCTTCGTCGCCAACCCGTTCAGCGCCGACGGCAGCCGTCTGTACCGCACCGGCGACCTGGTGCGCCAGCGCGAAGACGGCACCGTCGACTATCTCGGGCGCATCGATCAGCAGGTGAAGATCCGTGGTTTCCGTATCGAGCTGGGCGAAGTCGAGGCGCGTCTCAAGCAGCAAGCCGGCGTGCGCGACGCCGCGGTGGTGGCCCGCGACGGCGTCAGCGGCAAGCAGTTGCTCGGGTATGTCGTCGCTATGGCCGACGTCGCGGTGGACGGTTTCTGCGAGCGCCTGCGCGACCAGCTCAAGGCCAGCCTGCCGGACTACATGGTGCCTGCGCACCTGATGCTGCTCGAACGCATGCCGCTGACACCGAACGGCAAACTTGACCGCAAGGCCTTGCCGAACCCGGATGCCGAACAGCGCCAGGCTTATCTGGCGCCGCGCACCGAGCTGGAAAAGGCGCTGGCGAAGATCTGGCGAGACGTGCTGAAAATCGAACGCGTCGGCCTCAGCGACAACTTCTTCGAACTGGGCGGCGACTCGATCCTCAGCCTGCAAGTGATCGCCCGCAGCCGTGTGCTCAAAGCCCAGGGCCTGAGTTTGAAACTGCGCGACCTGATGCAGAAACCGAGCATCGCCGAGCTGGTGGCCAGCGTGCAAGGCAGCACCGAAAAAGCCAGCGCAATGTTGGCGATGAATGTTCACGTTGACGGTGTCGCGCCGCTGTTCTGCATCCACGCAGGCTTCGGCACGGTGTTCGATTACGAGCCGTTGGCGCGACGTCTGAACGGACGCCGCCAGGTGTTGGCGATCCAGTCGCGGATGCTCCTCGATCCGACGTTCCAAGACGCCTCGCTGCAGAGCATGGCCAGCGACTACGTTGCGCAGATTCGCGCAAAACAGGCGCATGGACCGTACCACCTGTTGGGCTGGTCGCTGGGCGGGACCCTGGCGATGCTGGTCGCGGCGCAACTGGAGCAAACCGGGCAGCCGGTGAGATTTGTCGGTCTGGTGGACAGCTTCGTGCCGTCGGCCAGGGTCAACGAAGGCGCGGTTGATGACTGGCAAGCCGACTTGCGTGACTTCCTGCACGTGACGCTGCCGGATGCTGCGCCAGGTTTGAGTATCGACGGCGAAGAAACCCCGCAGAACCTTCGTGCACTGTTCGGCCGCGTCATGAGCAGCGCGCGCGGGGCTTCGACCTACGTGGCGCTGGGCGCCGATGAACTGGCTCATGTGTTCAGCGTCGCCCGCCGACTCAAACAGCTGTCGCTGCAACTGGACCGCTGCACACCGTTGGCGATCACGCCGATGTGCTGGTGGACCCTGGGCCGCGAAGAGGAAGCCTTGCAATTGGCAGCGCAACTGGAGCAGCCGGGCATGGGCGGTGAATGGCTCGCTTGCGGGCACTTCCAGATTCCGCGTGATGCAACGTTTCTGTCCGAGGCTGAAGAAATGCTCGGCGAGATCGTTGAACCTGTAGCCATGTCCTGAACTGAACAGCGGTGGGGCGCCTGTGGCGTTTCACTGCGCTGGAGATTTGAATGTCGTTGAACCCTGATATCGCCGCGTTTTTGCAACTGGTCGGCAACGGCCGGGCGAGTGGCAAACGCGTGGGCATGCACCAACTGAGTCCGGCCGAGGCGCGTGAGCAGTTCGATCAATCTTCACTGTTGATGGACGCTGGCGGTGAAGAACTGCACGGGGTGGATGAGCTGCAATTGCCGGTGCGCGATGGCGCGCTGCTCAATGCACGGATCTACAGTAACCAGCCTTTGAGCGCGGGTGCTGGCCGACCGGCGCTGTTGTATTTCCATGGCGGTGGATATGTGGTCGGTAGCCTCGATTCCCATGATTCGCTGTGCCGGGCGCTGGCCGCGATGGCTGACTGCGTGGTGCTGTCGGTGGCGTATCGGCTGGCACCGGAGTTTCGCTTTCCCACTGCGGCGGATGATGCCCGTGATGCCTGGGACTGGTTGGTGGCCGGTGCTGCGGATCTCGGCGTGGATGCCTCGCGTCTGGCGGTTGCCGGTGACAGCGTGGGCGGCAGCCTGGCCACGGTGCTGGCGGCGCAACTGGCCGGTGCCGTGGTTCGGCCGCGTTTGCAGGTGCTGATCTATCCGGTGACCGATGCCAGTCGCGGCACGCCTTCGATCGAGCGGTTTGCTGAAGGTCATCTGTTGGAGAAGGCGTCGCTGGAGTGGTTTTACGGCCACTATCAGCGTGATCTCGCCGATCGTCTCGATCCGCGGTTTTCGCCGTTGCTCGGGGAAGTCTCGGCTGATGTTGCACCGGTGCTGCTGGTGTTGGCCGAGTGTGATCCGCTGCATGATGAGGGGGTGGCGTATGCGTGTCATTTGCAGGCGGCGGGGGTGGCAGTCGAGCTCAAGGTGTATGCGGGGATGACGCACGACTTCCTGCGCATGGGCGCGATTGTCGATGAGGCTGAGGAGGCGCAGTTGTTTATTGCCGGGCGTTTGGCTCAGGCGTTTGCTCGGGGGTGATTTTGTTTTGGCCTTGGCGGCCTTGGCGGCCTTTGGGCCGACCAGGCTGTGGTTTGGTGGTGTGAATATCCGTTTTTTTGGGTGTGGCGGCTGGCGGTTCCGCCCTTACGGCGGGTCACCTTTTTCAAACGCCAAAAAGGTAACCCAAAACGCTTGCTCCTACGTTCGGCCCTCGCAGGCTCGGGTCCCTTCGCTCCGGGATCGATCCGGGCGCAGCGGCTACGGTTTGCTTCGCTGCACCTCCTTCCGCTGTGTCTGGCTGCGCCAGACGGTCGCTGCGCTCCCACGCCCGGATCAATCCCTCCACTCAGCCTTCCGACGTCGCCGGTGACGCAAGATCAAGATCAAGAGCACGCGAGCTAACGCTCATTGTTGAGTGGTTAGAAGCGGGTGGTTGGCTTTCGGATTGTGGTGTGGCTGCCCCTCACCCCAGCCCTCTCCCGGAGGGAGAGGGAGCCGATCTGCGCGCCGTTCAAAACTTGTGTTCGACTCGGTATTTCACGTCGGCAGATCTTTCGCAACCACCCCGGTCAGTCCCTGAGGGGGTGGCGTATGCGTGTCATTTGCGGGCGGCGGGGGTGGCTGTCGAGCTCAAGGTGTATGCGGGGATGACGCACGACTTCCTGCGCATGGGCGCGATTGTCGATGAGGCTGAGGAGGCGCAGTTGTTTATTGCCGGGCGTTTGGCTCAGGCGTTTGCTCGGGGGTGATTTTGTTTTGGCCTTGGCGGCCTTGGCGGCCTTTGGGCCGACCAGGCTGTGGTTTGGTGGTGTGAATATCCGTTTTTTTGGGTGTGGCGGCTGGCGGTTCCGCCCTTACGGCGGGTCACCTTTTTCAAACGCCAAAAAGGTAACCCAAAACGCTTGCTCCTACGTACGGCCCTCGCAAGCTCGGGTCCCTTCGCTCCGGGACCGATCCGGGCGCAGCGGCTACGGTTTGCTTCGCTGCACCTCCTTCCGCTGTGTCTGGCTGCGCCAGACGGTCGCTGCGCTCCCACGCCCGGATCAATCCCTGCGCTCAGCCTTCCGATGTCGCCGGTGACGCAAGATCAAGATCAAGATCAAGATCAAGATCAAGAGCACGCGAGCTAACGCTCATTGTTGAGTGGTTAGAAGCGGGTGGTTGGCTTTCGGATTGTGGTGTGGCTGCCCCTCACCCCAGCCCTCTCCCGGAGGGAGAGGGAGCCGATCTGCGCGCCGTTCAAAATTCGCATTCGACTCGGTATCGCAGGTCGGTGTAGTTCTCGCATCCACCACAGTCAGTTCCCTCTCCCCCTGGGAGAGGGCTAGGGTGAGGGGCTTTTGATCTGCAGAACCTGCACGCACGAATCGGTAATCCGCATTCATAACCATAAATCTTCCACACCAAACCAACCCCCAACACCCAACCCAGACTCCCGCTCCCCACCACTCATACAATGAGCGCAAGCTCGAGTGCTCTTGATCTTGCCGTGCCGGCCCCTTCGGCAGGCTGAGTGGAGGGATCGATCCGGGGGTGGGAGCGTAGCGACCGTCTGGCGTAGCCAGACACAGCGGAAGGAGGTGCAGCGCAGCAAACCGTAGCCGCTGCGCCCGGATCGGTCCCGGAGCGAAGGAACCCGAGCCTGCGAGGGCCGTACGCCGGGGCCAAGCCTTTTTGGGTACTTTTTCGGCGTTTGGAAAAAGTGCCTCGCCGTAAGGGCGAAACCGCCAGCCGCAGCACCCAAAAAAACGGATATTCACCCAAAACTCAAAACTCAAAACTCAAAACCCAAGAGCCTGGCCGGCCCAAAGGCCGCCACGCGCAAAAAAAAACGCCAGCAATCGCCGGCGTTTTTCTCAAACTCAAAGCGCTGAAAACCTCACCAGTTGTAAGTCACATCAGCCGTCATCGTCCGGCTCTCACCGTAGTAGCAGTCAAGCGTGCTATTACACGCAGCCACATACTTCTCGTTGGTCAGGTTCTGCAGGTTGGCCTGCAACTTCACACCCTTGACATGCAGTGGCGATTTTTCCAGATCGTAGGAAACCATCGCGTCATACACGGTGTAAGACGGCACCTGGAAAGAATCCGACTCGTAGTCCGAACCGTAACTCTGCTGCACATAGCGCGCCCCCAGACCCATGCCGAAACCGGCCAGCGCCGTGGAAATATCGAAGTCGTAGTTGACCCATGCCGACGCGGTCAGCGGTGGGCGCATGGCCAGGGTGCGGCCTTCACGACCGTCGTTGTCTTTTTCCCACTTGGTCTGGTTGCGCGACACCGAACCGAGTACCCGCAGGTTCTGGGTCACGTTGACCTTGCCTTCCAGCTCGACGCCACGCGAACGTACGGTACCGCTCTGGCTGCTGAAACCCGGGTTGTCGAGATCGGAGGTCAGCATGTTGTCCTGATCGATCTGGTAAGCCGAGATCTGGATGAAGCCATCGATGAAGGTCGGTTCGTACTTGATACCCACTTCGTACTGCTTGCCAGTGGTCGGTTCGAAGGCGCTGCCGCTCATGTCGGTACCCGTTTGCGGCAGGAACGATTCGGCGTAGCTGACGTATGGCGTGATGCCGTTCGCGAATTCATAGCCCAGGCCCGCGCGGCCGGTGAACTTCTCGTCCTTCTGGTTGCTGTGGCCATCGGTCAGCGGTTGCTTGTTATCGGTTTCGGCGAAGTCATAACGACCGCCGAGGGTCAGGAACCACTGGTTCCAGCGCAGTTGATCCTGGGCGTAGAGGCCGGTCTGGGTGATGGTGTTGTCCCACTTGTAGGGCTGGCGGAAGTTGATCGCGCTGCCATACACCGGGTTGTAGAGATCGATACCCGGCGCGGTGCGGTCGTACAGGCCGAGGAACTTCGAGTTGGAATGGTAGTAGTCCACGCCCAGCAGTACGGTGTGCTCGAGTTCGCCGGTGTTGAACTTGGCCTGGGCGATGTTATCGATGCCGTAGACCTTGTTGTGCTGCGACCAGTCCACCGCGTAGCGGCTCTGGAAGCTGTTGTCGTCAAGGCCGGTCACCGGGTTGGTCGGGAACGAGTAGCCGTGCAGCGGCGCGACGTACTGGTCGTTGACGTCGGCGTAGCGCGCGTTCTGCTTGAAGGTCCAGATATCGTTGAGTTCGTGCGCGATCTCGTAACCGACCACGAACTGTTCGCGGTGGTACTTGTTCACGTCCGGCTCGCCGATGAACAGGCTGCGGCCGATGCGGCCGTTGGAAGTGCTCTTGACCGTGCCGAAGGCCGGCAGGCCCTGGGCTTCCGGTACGTCGTGGTCTTTCTGGTACTGGCCGAAGACGGTGATGGTGGTGCGGTCGTTCGGCAGCCAGGTCAGACTCGGTGCGAGCAGCATGCGGTTCTGGCTCGCGTAGTCGATCGCCGAGCCGCTGTCGTTGACCACACCGGTCAGGCGATAAAGGAACTCGCCCTGGTCGTCGATCGGTCCGCCGAGGTCGAAGGCGCCGTATTTACGGTCATAGCTGCCGCCGCCGATCTTCACTTCGTGCAGCGGGGTGGCGGTCGGGCGCTTGCTGACCATGTTGACGATACCGCCGGGCTGGTTCTGGCCGTACAGCACCGAGGCCGGGCCCTTGAGTACTTCGATGCGCTCCAGGGTGTACGGGTCGATCTGCAGCGAACCGCCGGTGCTGCCGCCGCCATAGGGCATGTGCAGGCCGTCGAGGTACAGCGGGGTGGGCGAGAAGCCGCGCGAGGTCGGTTCGTCGAAAATCTTCACCCGGTCAGCGAAGCCGCCGCCGGTCATGCCCGGGGTGTAGCGCAGGGCTTCGGTGACCGATTGTGAGCCGCGCATCTTGATCTCGTCCTGGGTGACGACGTTGATGGTCTGCGGGATGACTTTGATCGCGGTATCAGTCTTGGAGCCGGTGGCGCTGCGTTTGGCGACGATGCCGTCGACCGGGCCCCAGGCT comes from the Pseudomonas granadensis genome and includes:
- a CDS encoding alpha/beta hydrolase; translated protein: MSLNPDIAAFLQLVGNGRASGKRVGMHQLSPAEAREQFDQSSLLMDAGGEELHGVDELQLPVRDGALLNARIYSNQPLSAGAGRPALLYFHGGGYVVGSLDSHDSLCRALAAMADCVVLSVAYRLAPEFRFPTAADDARDAWDWLVAGAADLGVDASRLAVAGDSVGGSLATVLAAQLAGAVVRPRLQVLIYPVTDASRGTPSIERFAEGHLLEKASLEWFYGHYQRDLADRLDPRFSPLLGEVSADVAPVLLVLAECDPLHDEGVAYACHLQAAGVAVELKVYAGMTHDFLRMGAIVDEAEEAQLFIAGRLAQAFARG
- a CDS encoding TonB-dependent siderophore receptor, whose amino-acid sequence is MPAPHGLHPLAKALLIRRSLRSTLPALCAMALTLPIVGQAQAAAVAINIPAQSLGSALQEFGRQTNLQVLYSPDEVSGLRSSAVSGTLEPTAAIAQLLKGTDIAYSVDGNNVALRSRSNSGASLDLAPTNISATAESAWGPVDGIVAKRSATGSKTDTAIKVIPQTINVVTQDEIKMRGSQSVTEALRYTPGMTGGGFADRVKIFDEPTSRGFSPTPLYLDGLHMPYGGGSTGGSLQIDPYTLERIEVLKGPASVLYGQNQPGGIVNMVSKRPTATPLHEVKIGGGSYDRKYGAFDLGGPIDDQGEFLYRLTGVVNDSGSAIDYASQNRMLLAPSLTWLPNDRTTITVFGQYQKDHDVPEAQGLPAFGTVKSTSNGRIGRSLFIGEPDVNKYHREQFVVGYEIAHELNDIWTFKQNARYADVNDQYVAPLHGYSFPTNPVTGLDDNSFQSRYAVDWSQHNKVYGIDNIAQAKFNTGELEHTVLLGVDYYHSNSKFLGLYDRTAPGIDLYNPVYGSAINFRQPYKWDNTITQTGLYAQDQLRWNQWFLTLGGRYDFAETDNKQPLTDGHSNQKDEKFTGRAGLGYEFANGITPYVSYAESFLPQTGTDMSGSAFEPTTGKQYEVGIKYEPTFIDGFIQISAYQIDQDNMLTSDLDNPGFSSQSGTVRSRGVELEGKVNVTQNLRVLGSVSRNQTKWEKDNDGREGRTLAMRPPLTASAWVNYDFDISTALAGFGMGLGARYVQQSYGSDYESDSFQVPSYTVYDAMVSYDLEKSPLHVKGVKLQANLQNLTNEKYVAACNSTLDCYYGESRTMTADVTYNW